In the genome of Solibacillus silvestris, one region contains:
- a CDS encoding spore protein Tlp: protein MKNNRHEVFNKGSENAISLGKMINNTKENIHEAEISKEFALPDELENIEEKNARRRTAIAELEEQIKERKAAKARRESFK, encoded by the coding sequence ATGAAAAACAACAGACATGAAGTGTTTAACAAAGGGTCGGAAAATGCAATAAGTTTAGGGAAAATGATTAACAATACAAAAGAAAATATACACGAAGCTGAAATTAGTAAAGAGTTTGCACTTCCTGATGAACTGGAAAATATTGAAGAGAAAAATGCGCGTCGCAGAACAGCCATTGCCGAACTAGAAGAACAAATTAAAGAAAGAAAAGCAGCCAAAGCTAGAAGAGAATCATTTAAATAG